Proteins from a single region of Neomonachus schauinslandi chromosome 10, ASM220157v2, whole genome shotgun sequence:
- the CALM2 gene encoding calmodulin-2 isoform X1: MADQLTEEQIAEFKEAFSLFDKDGDGTITTKELGTVMRSLGQNPTEAELQDMINEVDADGNGTIDFPEFLTMMARKMKDTDSEEEIREAFRVFDKDGNGYISAAELRHVMTNLGEKLTDEEVDEMIREADIDGDGQVNYEEFVQMMTAK; this comes from the exons AATTCAAAGAAGCTTTTTCACTATTTGACAAGGATGGTGATGGAACTATAACAACGAAGGAATTGGGAACTGTAATGAGGTCTCTTGGGCAAAATCCCACAGAAGCAGAGTTACAGGACATGATTAATGAAGTAGATGCTGAtg GTAATGGCACAATTGACTTCCCGGAATTTCTGACAATGAtggcaagaaaaatgaaagacacaGACAGTGAAGAAGAAATTAGAGAAGCATTCCGTGTGTTTGATAAG GATGGCAATGGCTATATTAGTGCAGCAGAGCTTCGCCATGTGATGACAAACCTGGGAGAGAAGTTAACAGATGAAGAGGTTGATGAAATGATCAGGGAAGCAGATATTGATGGTGATGGTCAAGTAAACTATGAAG agtttGTACAAATGATGACAGCAAAGTGA